Genomic segment of Candidatus Methanoperedens sp.:
GCGTATTCTATCGGAAAATGGACTCAGGAAACCTGCAAAGAAATGATCGAAAAACTCTTCTCAAGAGTGGAACTCCCATTCCCAAATAATAAAATCCAGATTTTTTCAGATGGAAACGATGATTATGTATTCACTCTTCCTGAATACTATGCTGACACTTGTATTGATTATGGACAAATTGTGAAAATTAGAGAAAACGGAAGAGTAGTTGACAAAAGAAAAAGAACAATCTTCGGAAATCCTGATACGGAAGATATTGAAACCACCAATATTGAGAATTTCAATGGAATCATGAGTGAACGTGTATCGGAAGACTGGTTAGAAAAACAAAGTGCTATTCTAAAAAGAAATCACGGCTCAGAAATGCAACGGAACTCATTCAATTCCATTGGAACTTTATGGATACGATACACGATGATTCAACACCTGCCATGATTGAATTTCTCTCAGACCGTATTTGGAATTGGAATGATTTTCTTTCGTTCCATTATGCGGTATAAATTAGACAATAGGTAAATTTATTTATAATTTAATTATTTTACTATGCATCATCTTTTTTTCCTCCTATTATGGTAATTTAATATCTATAAAACAGACATGATCTTTATTTCCTTTCACGTACTCCCTCATTGAAAGTAGTGTTTGCTTTGGAACTATATAAGATTTTCTTTGAAAATCAATTAACATTGAATTTTTGTATCTTGAAATTTAATTCAACTAACATTCCTGCCCCCAAAAAAAGTTTTTGAAATAATTGAAGATATAGAATTGAGATTCGACATAATATTTTAGACGTTGTGTTGGTTGGTTGTTGTGGAAGCATCAGAACGGGTGCTTGTCGCAGTTATCCAAAACCCAGTGCAAGGCCCGTATATAGTGTTCATGTCTATGCTTGAATAGAGTTAAAGATTTTTACATCATTAAGTCGCATTTCTGCGTGTCACTAATTTTAGTAGTTTGTTGTCTACTTGTTTTGTCCAGGATTTTTCACCCCCAATAACGCGCGCGAATAATTTGTACTATCGGAGTTGAGTTTATTATTTTTCTTATTTCTTCAAATTAGATCACGTGGTTATTTTCCTTTCCCCTCAATGCTTCTGCACTTTATTTTCTCCCCACAGTTGCAATATATATTACAAATTGTTCCACTCCATCAAGCTCAAGCAGATCGTTCATATAATCATCTGAAAAGGCTGCAATGGCGCATACACCGCAATCAACAGAGCCTGCACTTAGATACAGGTTCTGGCAGGCATGTCCCGCGTCAAGGTGAAGATACCTGTATCCTCTTTCCCCATACCGCCATTTCATTCTATATGCATCTGCTATCCAGATGAAAGTCACAGCACTTTTTCTGACAAAATCCTGTCCTAAACAGCCTTCTGTCACCTTGTCAGCTATGTCAGGATCCGTATTTATTTCCACCAGTTTGTGCTCAATAGCAAGAAATCTGTAAATGCCTTCTGGAACATCGCTGACATTATTGATAAGCAGATATGTTTCAAGTGCATGTCTTGCACCTGCAGAAGGCACATTTCTGAAAGTTGCACCAGGTGTAACGTGAACCACTCCCTGTGTAACCCACAGTAAATATGAAAGTTCTTCAATTGTCAATGGTTCCTGTGAATACTTGCGTATACTTCTTCGACCTTCAATTGCCTGTCTCAGGTCAAGGCTTCTTATTTTGATATTTTCATGCTTGGGAAGATCAATAACTGGTCTTGATGCATCATATTCCCGCTCTAATGGGGGCTGGGGCAAGTTACTGGATTGGTCAGACCTGTCAAGATACTGGAACTTCGTTTTTTCCATAAATTCTTTTCCGATGGTACTCATCAATTTCAACTCCCTTTTATTATAGTGTAATGCTATATTTGTTTTTTGTGAGCCCGAAATATTGCTATCGAAAGATTAATATGATTTAAATATATCTTACCCTGAAATATAATACAGGAATCCTTATGAGAACCCATGAAATTAACCCACCTGATGACCAGGAAATAGCGGAAATACTCATTTCCTTAGGCATGAGCAGACCTGTTGCCAGAACCCTGACATATCTTCAAAAAGTGGATGCTGCTACATCTGTTGAGCTTGAGAGAGCTACGGGATTGCGCCAGCCTGAAGTCAGTATAGCCATGAAGGCGTTGAACCCACATGATTGGATAGGCGAGCGTGAAGAAAAGAAGCCGGGCAAAGGAAGACCGAATAAGGTATACTCTCTTAAAGTCGGGTTTAAGGACATAATCTCCCATCTTGAAAAACAGCAGAAAAAAGCTATTAATGATGCAATGATATCGATCGAGCGGCTGAAAGAGCTGGGGAAAGAATGACCTTACAACTCAAGATCAGGATAGTACTTGCCTTATTCAAATAAATATGTATATCATACTACTCCAGGCAATTGTGCTCTATCTGATTTCGGGATATCTACATCGTTCCCTGTCGTCATCAACTTTGTACGTTGTTCTTATGCTGCCGGGAACGATAATACATGAGATCAGTCACGCAATAGTGGCTTTGCTCATGGGTGCACACATAACAAAATTCAGCGTCATGCCGTCGGGGGACACTTTAGGGCATGTAGAACATACCGCTCCAAAGATACCATTCATTGGAAATGCTGCCATATCAGTCGCTCCGTTGATCGGATGTCCGGCAATACTGCTTCTTATAAGCAGCTACTTTGGAGTGCATTTTGATCTTCCGGCAGGTTCCTTTGACATAGTTGCAGAGACACGATTTTTGCTCGACGGAACTTTTTCTTTTATCACTGGCCTGGATTATTTGAGCTGGAAAACATATGTTTTTCTTTACCTTGCACTGACGCTGGGAGCTGGTGCAGCACCCAGCAAAACAGACATAAAAAGCATGCTTCCGGGTCTAATTATTGTTGTGGCGGTGATCTTCGCATTGAACTACTTTGGTATCAACATTGTCTATCTGAACAATGTATTCTTCTGGTTAAGTGCAGCCCTTTCAGTTGCGATGATTCCTTTGCTGGCTGTAACTGTCATTGTTGCGATGCTAAAGTTGACAGCGGTTGTAAAATCGCCATGATCTTATTCATGAAAAAAACAAGGACAACAAAGGGCATATCTTGAGTCGCGCCACAAGCGGCCCTTCGAAATCAGTTTTATACCCTGCCAGTGTATAGGGTGTTAACATATGGAAGTTAAGATCATCAGAAGCCCGGACAGAAAAAAGACCATTCAGGCAAAGATGGCCGGAGAGACTCTTTTATTATATCTCCCTCTTGGAATGCACCGTGAAGAGGAGAGAAAGCTCATAGAGAAAATGAAACAAAAAATGGAGAAAAAGAATCTTAAGACCAGGATCAATAAAGATGATCAACTTAAGAAAAGATTTGATGAGTTCAACAGTAAATATTTCCAGGGTAGGCTCAGGGTCAACTCCATCGAATTTGTTACAAACCAGAAAAAGAACAACGGAAGCTGCTCACCCAACAGAGGCACCATTAGAATATCTCACAGGCTCCTTGACATGCCAGGATGGGTCCTTGACTATGTGATCATGCATGAGATGACTCACCTTGTGTATCCGGATCATTCAAGAGCCTTCTGGGAAAAGGTTGGAGAATATAAATATACAGAAAGGGCAAGAGGTTTCCTGATAGCTAAAGGCATGGAGGGGGAAGAGAATGGAAGCAATGGATGTGATTGAAGGAATCATGGTGCGTGCGTGAGGATGGGTTCTCATGAACACAGATTGCCTGTATCTGCGCTTATCGGCGTCATGCCTATTGAGAAAGTCACATTTTCATGCATAGTTTTTGATCAAAACTTGTGAAATGTAATTTAGATATGCTGATTTTTAACAGGTGCGCCGGACTTTAATTAGCGTGATTAAATAAAATCAGAACGGCCCGTATAAAAGCACCTCCAAGGTCAAAATAAGATGATTATATTTAGTTGAAAAACAAAGAAAAGATGCGTGTAATATGTCTGAAGCTGCCGCAGCAGAAACCCCAAAAATAATGGAGAAGGTATTCAACATACTGAAAAGGGAGCTCAGCGCAGAAGAGTATCTAATATATCTTCAGGCGATAACTCCGAGAATAGGAGACGCAACAGCTGAACTCAGGGACATTACTAAAAAAATGAGTCTTGAAGATGTGCTTCGCAAGGCAAAGCGAATTGAAAAAACAATGAAAGTGTAGAAATGGGTTAGTAGCAGAGGCAGACGCTCCACTGGTAGACAAATGGCGCGCCACCTGCGGTATCCTTCGGAACGATCCACCTCTCCCGCCAGTGCAGGTATTTTTGACTAATACAACCGTCTGCGCCTGTTATGCTGCTGCTGCCCTCTTCTCACAATGGGCTTATTCATCCTTCTCTCAGGGTTCCTTATCACAGCCTTCTCAAGGACAGGCAATATCTCTTCCTTGATCTCCACATCATTTTCCTTCAATACCTGTGAAAAGTTATCATAATCCTTGCTTGAAAGAATATTTATGGCCTTTCCTTCTGCTCCTGCTCTTGCAGTCCTTCCGATCCTGTGGATGTACTGCTTGCTTTCACGTGGAATATCGTAATTGTAAACATGGGATACACCCTGGATATCAAGTCCCCTTGCAGCCACATCAGTGCATACAAGGATACAGGATTTTCCGGAATGGAATCGATCCATCACATTGTTCCTTTTTCCCTGTGGCAATCCGCCATGAATGGCCATTGCATCTATTTCTGCAAATCTCAAGTTTTTTGCAACTTTATCGGTATTTCGTTTCGTGTTGCAGAATACCATAACAAGGCGTGAGTTTTCATGCTTCAGCAGATGCACAAGCAATGAAAACTTTAGATCCTCGCCGACATCATAATAAGTCTGAATCAGTTTTTTGGGGTCGACATAGGAATCAACGGAAACCTGGAGCGGTTTTTTCATGTGCCTCTGGGCGAGCCTGACAACGTCTTTTGTGATGGTTGCCGAGAAAAGAAGGGTCTGCCTGTCCTGGGGGCATTTTCTGATTATTTTCTCCACGTCATCCTTGAAGCCCATATCGAACATCCGGTCTGCTTCATCAAGAACAAGGGTTTTCACTTTGCCCAATCGAATAGAATTTCTTGCGATGTGATCAAGTATCCTGCCGGGTGTTCCCACCACAACATCTGCGGTCCGCAATCCCTGGATTTGCGGATTGATCCCCACACCTCCATAGACCGCAATGATCGCTAAAGGTTTGTACTTTGAGAATTTCGCCAGAGCCTTTGAAACCTGCTCGGCCAGTTCTCTTGTGGGAGTCAGGACCAGAGCCTGGATACCATTTCCCCTCTCGGAACTTTTTATTATACCGGAAGCAAATGCAAGCGTCTTTCCGGAGCCTGTTGCAGACCCGGCTATAACGTCTTTCCCTGCAAGTATCAGAGGGATCGATTTTTCCTGTATTTCACTGGGATTCTCAAACTTCTCATCTTTTATTGATTTCAAAACGGGCTCACTTATGCCCAGATCTTTAAAACTTTCCATATTATTTTTTTGAAAAAGCGTGATGCTGTTTCTTATTAACCTCTTTAATTTATATATTAGGAACAATTAAGAGCTATAAGCACAACTTTATAAAAGTCTAGATTAATTTACTGCTTAAAAGTTTATTCACCTATTGCTAAACAACTATTATTTATAGTTTAGCAGGACTAATCATGAAACTCAATGTAGATAAAGACATTGTCTGTTTAACCTGGATATGTAGCCTTAAACCCAAGACCGCTGCAACGTATAGATATGGCATACATCGATTTTGTGAGTACATTTAAACAAACATAACATAGTTTCAATGGCGACAGAGGAATACTTAGACCTTCCAACGATGAAACTCAAAGATATCCGCAAAGCCGTTAATATCTGATTAAGAAACACTGGTAACGTAAATTATTTCGCAAGAACCGTCTCTCGTATCATATCTTGTTTGGCTTGTTTTCCACATCCATTTACCATCACCAACAATATATGTTTTGGTCACATCAACTAAGTAGCCCTTAATAGTTACTACATCATTTGTTTTAATACTTTTAATTGCATTTGCGATAGAATCATTTGCTGGAATGATATGGTTATTTGACATATGGGATGTTATGTCATCCGATACCGTGCCAGTGTATCGATATGAGCATATTCTACCGCCCTGACTGTAAACAATATTGCTATCGTTTACTATTTTACCCCATACAACGCATAAATCCACAGGCGATATTCCAAGTTTGTCATGGTTATAATTGGCTGTGCTTACTACCTTTGCGGATATTTCATAATTTGCTACTGGGATTATTGTGTATGCTTCATAAATATCACTTATCGTAAACGTTTTTCCGCTATATGAAGTTTGGATAGGTTCTCCTCCTAAATTACCTGCATTGCCTGAATAAGTTCTTGTCTCTAAATTATTGGCAAAAGCACCTTCCATGTAAAGAATTGCTGTTGATGATACAAGAATAAACGTAAAAATTATACCAAAGATTATTATCTTGAACCTTAGATTAGACATTATAGTATCTACTACTATCACTGAGGATATATATTGTCATCGTTATTACCATTGCCATTTGATAAAGCAGCATTAGACCACTTTCCACCTCTTCCATCTTTCATTCCGTTACCAGTTGAATTTCTTAGGTTGTAGGGTGAAGTGACAACAATATCAAGGCCAAAGTTTTTAATACACAATGACATAAATTATTATATATAAATTGAAAGCAAATCATGCGTCTGCGTTTAAAACTAAATTCACAGAGGGGGCCAAAACCATAGTCAATAAAATCCGCAAAAGGGACGGAAGGATTGTAGAATTCGACAGATCAAAGATAGCAAATGCGGTTTTCAAGGCTTTCATCGCCACAAAAACCAAAGATGGGAAGAGAGCAGAGGACATAGCGAACCAGGTAGTGAAAATCCTTGAGGAAAGGATTCCGGGAATACCCGGGGTCGAGGATGTCCAGGACATAGTCGAAGAAATCTTGATCAAAAACGGCTACACCGGCGTCGCCAAGGCCTACATCCTGTACAGAGAGAAGCGCGCCCAGATAAGGAAAGCCAAGGAATTCCTCGGTGTCAGGGATGAGCTGAAATTGAGCATTAATGCAGTCAGGGTTCTCAAGAAGCGATACCTGTTAAAAGATGAGAACGGGAATGTAATGGAGACACCTCTGCAACTTTTCCGGCGTATCGCTAAGGCCATTGCCCTTGACCCTGAATTGGAAGATGAATTCCTGAACATGCTGATAAATCTTGATTTTCTCCCCAATACACCCACGCTCATGAACGCTGGCACGGACCTGGGGCAGCTCTCTGCCTGCTTTGTCATTCCTGTTGAGGACTCGCTAGTGAGCATTTTTGATGCTGTTAAGAGCATGGCGCTCATCCAGCAATCAGGCGGCGGGACAGGTTTCTCGTTTTCACGGCTCCGGCCGGCCGGGGATATCGTGAAATCCACGAAAGGGGTGGCCTCAGGACCGGTTTCTTTCATGCGTGTTTTCGACACGACCACGGATATAATAAAACAGGGAGGCAAAAGGCGCGGCGCCAATATGGGAATACTCAGGGCGGATCATCCTGATATCATCGAGTTCATAACAGCGAAAACGAGGGAAGGATTCCTTTCGAATTTCAATATATCTGTAGCCGTGGATGATAAGTTCATGAACGCTCTTGCGGAGGACGGCATGTATGAGTTAATAAACCCCAGGAACAGTGAGGTGGTAAAGAAAGTGAGAGC
This window contains:
- a CDS encoding transcriptional regulator protein, with protein sequence MRTHEINPPDDQEIAEILISLGMSRPVARTLTYLQKVDAATSVELERATGLRQPEVSIAMKALNPHDWIGEREEKKPGKGRPNKVYSLKVGFKDIISHLEKQQKKAINDAMISIERLKELGKE
- a CDS encoding DEAD/DEAH box helicase; translated protein: MKSIKDEKFENPSEIQEKSIPLILAGKDVIAGSATGSGKTLAFASGIIKSSERGNGIQALVLTPTRELAEQVSKALAKFSKYKPLAIIAVYGGVGINPQIQGLRTADVVVGTPGRILDHIARNSIRLGKVKTLVLDEADRMFDMGFKDDVEKIIRKCPQDRQTLLFSATITKDVVRLAQRHMKKPLQVSVDSYVDPKKLIQTYYDVGEDLKFSLLVHLLKHENSRLVMVFCNTKRNTDKVAKNLRFAEIDAMAIHGGLPQGKRNNVMDRFHSGKSCILVCTDVAARGLDIQGVSHVYNYDIPRESKQYIHRIGRTARAGAEGKAINILSSKDYDNFSQVLKENDVEIKEEILPVLEKAVIRNPERRMNKPIVRRGQQQHNRRRRLY
- a CDS encoding M48 family metallopeptidase yields the protein MEVKIIRSPDRKKTIQAKMAGETLLLYLPLGMHREEERKLIEKMKQKMEKKNLKTRINKDDQLKKRFDEFNSKYFQGRLRVNSIEFVTNQKKNNGSCSPNRGTIRISHRLLDMPGWVLDYVIMHEMTHLVYPDHSRAFWEKVGEYKYTERARGFLIAKGMEGEENGSNGCD
- a CDS encoding SagB/ThcOx family dehydrogenase, encoding MSTIGKEFMEKTKFQYLDRSDQSSNLPQPPLEREYDASRPVIDLPKHENIKIRSLDLRQAIEGRRSIRKYSQEPLTIEELSYLLWVTQGVVHVTPGATFRNVPSAGARHALETYLLINNVSDVPEGIYRFLAIEHKLVEINTDPDIADKVTEGCLGQDFVRKSAVTFIWIADAYRMKWRYGERGYRYLHLDAGHACQNLYLSAGSVDCGVCAIAAFSDDYMNDLLELDGVEQFVIYIATVGRK